Proteins encoded by one window of Cydia splendana chromosome 14, ilCydSple1.2, whole genome shotgun sequence:
- the LOC134797019 gene encoding uncharacterized protein LOC134797019, whose translation MSKRSHQETNEDRWRRKIKDYEAKLAATTKRRRRVIYSSGSDSSDDEAIDVQPEEHLNNDVIQTELYTDENNAVEEPGTELAAQEEEMNDPSSSSAAPVPNVDPDLLLALGDSVTDTPEWSDDILQDISQRWEPILKTGLAKEIKEELLKKYLFPKNVPLSKPPVLNPEVSAMLTETCRSRDARVSSKQNQIGRAIAALGKAMSGILTKSMKGSEVVKILNDAGKLLADSHFLETDTRRSLIMPLLDKSYVILFKERQRDSFLFGENLGEFIKSSRGIKKTGELIAPTPPSTSSTNLNWTGPPRQQRVNRPPVQRGGGQRALRAAPPPPPRPRRAPAPPAPAPRRAPPASSRRPAPRSRSPHRRAT comes from the exons atgtcgAAACGGTCACATCAAGAAACCAATGAAGACCGTTGGAGGAGAAAAATAAAGGACTATGAAGCTAAGTTGGCGGcgacaacaaaaagaagacGTCGCGTAATCTACTCCAGTGGAAGCGATTCGAGCGATGACGAGGCGATAGATGTACAACCAGAAG AACATCTCAATAACGACGTCATCCAGACTGAGCTGTACACGGATGAAAATAATGCGGTCGAAGAACCAGGCACCGAGTTGGCTGCACAAGAAGAGGAAATGAAtgatccatcatcatcatcagccgcCCCGGTACCCAATGTAGACCCTGATTTGCTTCTTGCACTTGGGGATTCCGTCACAGATACCCCTGAGTGGAGTGACGATATTCTGCAAGATATATCTCAACGATGGGAGCCCATACTTAAAACGGGTCTTGCAAAGGAGATCAAGGAAGAGCTTTTAAAGAAATACCTTTTCCCTAAAAACGTTCCCTTGTCAAAGCCTCCAGTGCTAAACCCAGAAGTGTCTGCCATGCTAACCGAAACGTGCCGGAGCAGAGATGCCCGCGTTTCCTCCAAGCAGAATCAAATAGGTCGCGCTATCGCAGCCTTAGGAAAAGCTATGTCCGGCATACTGACAAAGTCTATGAAGGGATCGGAGGTCGTTAAAATACTTAACGACGCCGGCAAACTGCTCGCCGACTCTCACTTCTTAGAGACAGACACACGGCGATCACTAATTATGCCGTTATTAGATAAATCATATGTCATCCTGTTCAAAGAGCGACAACGCGACAGTTTCCTGTTCGGAGAGAACTTAGGGGAGTTCATCAAGTCGTCGAGAGGCATAAAGAAGACAGGAGAGCTGATCGCGCCTACGCCGCCCTCTACGTCATCCACGAATTTAAACTGGACGGGCCCGCCGCGCCAGCAACGCGTCAACCGACCGCCAGTACAACGCGGCGGCGGGCAGCGAGCACTGAGGGcggccccgccgccgccgccgcggccgCGCCGAGCGCCGGCCCCTCCCGCGCCCGCCCCGCGCCGAGCGCCGCCCGCATCCAGCCGACGGCCGGCGCCGCGGTCGAGATCCCCACACCGGCGTGCGACGTAG
- the LOC134796833 gene encoding glycine-rich protein-like yields MKAILCVLLLAAVAVYGAEEKKNEKRGVLGLGYGGLGYGGLGYGGLGYGGLAHGYYGGGLGHGLGLYGGHGLYGAHLAAPIAAPIAHAPLISHSVAAPIGLGYHGAPLLGLGHGWH; encoded by the exons ATGAAGGCTATC CTGTGCGTTCTCCTGCTGGCTGCAGTTGCCGTCTACGGCGCAGAAGAGAAGAAGAACGAGAAGCGCGGCGTGCTAGGGCTCGGTTACGGCGGGCTTGGCTACGGCGGGCTGGGCTACGGCGGTCTTGGCTACGGCGGGCTAGCGCATGGATACTACGGCGGCGGGCTGGGGCACGGGTTGGGGCTGTACGGCGGGCACGGCTTGTACGGCGCGCATCTCGCCGCTCCCATCGCCGCACCCATCGCGCATGCTCCCCTCATCAG CCATAGCGTAGCCGCACCTATCGGCCTGGGCTACCACGGCGCGCCACTTCTCGGCCTCGGCCACGGCTGGCATTAG